A genome region from Roseofilum reptotaenium CS-1145 includes the following:
- a CDS encoding TMEM165/GDT1 family protein, with protein sequence MLLCSSSYDKRSPRAKRSFIAVTLNPPDTLKQKPQTAPKAGQPATRIFLSTFITIFLAEIGDKTQVTTLLMTAESHAPWIVFLGAGSALVLTSFLGVWLGQWLASHLTPRLLDTLAGGVLLVISVALLWDMLQI encoded by the coding sequence ATGTTACTCTGTAGTTCAAGTTATGATAAGCGTTCGCCAAGGGCGAAACGGAGTTTTATCGCTGTGACCCTCAATCCTCCTGATACCCTAAAACAAAAACCACAAACTGCCCCCAAAGCCGGTCAACCTGCGACTCGGATTTTCCTATCTACGTTCATTACCATTTTCTTAGCCGAGATTGGGGATAAAACTCAAGTTACAACCCTGCTGATGACCGCAGAATCCCATGCTCCTTGGATTGTTTTCCTGGGTGCGGGTAGTGCTTTAGTTTTAACCAGTTTCCTAGGGGTTTGGTTAGGTCAATGGTTAGCCTCCCATCTGACTCCCCGTTTGCTCGATACCTTGGCTGGAGGGGTTTTGTTGGTTATTTCCGTGGCTTTGTTGTGGGATATGTTACAGATTTAA
- a CDS encoding RNA 2'-phosphotransferase, translating to MTPKRLIKISKYLSKHLRHQPERIGLTLESGGWVEVNQLLKACQNNQFPVSFLELEEVVKTNDKKRFSFNETQTKIRANQGHSYPIDLQLEPIEPPDILYHGTYQKAIRSILKQGLLKQSRHHVHLSSEIATAIQVGQRRGKPIVLEIAAQTLHDQGYCFYQSENGVWLVDSVPPEYLKIIPNPKKEKPKLITV from the coding sequence ATGACTCCAAAACGTTTAATTAAGATCAGTAAATATCTGAGTAAACATCTGCGTCATCAACCTGAACGGATTGGATTAACCCTAGAATCGGGAGGCTGGGTAGAGGTGAATCAACTGCTCAAAGCTTGTCAAAACAACCAATTTCCCGTCTCTTTTCTAGAATTAGAGGAAGTCGTCAAAACGAATGATAAAAAACGATTTTCTTTTAACGAAACCCAGACCAAAATTCGTGCCAATCAAGGTCATAGCTATCCCATTGACTTACAACTAGAGCCGATAGAACCGCCGGACATCCTCTACCATGGCACTTACCAGAAAGCCATCCGATCGATTCTCAAACAAGGACTACTCAAACAGTCCAGGCATCACGTTCATCTGTCCTCAGAGATAGCAACCGCGATCCAAGTTGGTCAACGGCGAGGTAAACCCATTGTCTTAGAAATTGCAGCCCAAACCCTGCACGATCAAGGCTATTGCTTTTACCAGTCGGAGAATGGGGTGTGGTTAGTAGACAGTGTACCACCAGAGTATCTCAAAATTATCCCCAACCCCAAGAAAGAGAAGCCGAAGCTGATAACCGTGTAA
- a CDS encoding AAA family ATPase, which produces MDSFYFDYPQSSPNYNNQAQSRGLLSSGWRPLNRQFDWEHFSYLLANDFWELNNKTMGAISDLADALGRNQYAWWANVFNLFSENTRYNLEEYWDYITPQPPFPDYRYKDVLMTETPVVQSVSRDRIPIDFVLNRLQEITVFKILAVLDQPNVITQYYLDRYFYYPINRFSQKTGINSSSSQSSKDFWERLEILGTVYACWENAKVWLQIENLGRGKRRYTLIADNIAPLVNKATYNLAVMLSGYQSRVGQVQSHFPIRTFPSDIQGFTDRVQQSILDQKQLAILVHGEPGTGKTAWTQAVAKEILMPLGYVIFILDHDAVENFVPPTYLEKICLVINEADNLAQDRAVTAKQDNTKTEHILSLLDGTLYQSVIDEDGIQLQQRLVVMMTCNTTERLDRAMLRKGRIDLMHHFTHHFVS; this is translated from the coding sequence ATGGACTCTTTTTATTTCGATTATCCTCAAAGCTCTCCGAACTATAACAACCAAGCTCAAAGTCGAGGCTTATTAAGCAGTGGCTGGCGACCCTTAAATCGTCAATTTGATTGGGAGCATTTTTCCTATTTGCTGGCCAATGACTTTTGGGAACTCAACAACAAAACCATGGGCGCTATCAGTGACCTGGCTGATGCTCTAGGTCGCAACCAATATGCTTGGTGGGCTAATGTTTTTAATCTCTTTTCTGAAAACACGCGCTATAACCTAGAAGAATATTGGGACTATATTACCCCCCAACCCCCGTTTCCCGACTATCGCTATAAAGACGTACTCATGACGGAAACCCCTGTAGTACAATCGGTAAGTCGCGATCGCATTCCCATTGATTTTGTCCTCAACCGTCTACAAGAAATCACCGTCTTCAAAATCCTTGCTGTCCTCGACCAACCCAACGTAATTACCCAATACTATCTTGACCGCTATTTCTACTATCCCATCAATCGCTTTAGCCAAAAAACCGGCATCAACTCCTCCTCTAGCCAATCCTCCAAAGACTTTTGGGAGCGTCTAGAAATCCTAGGAACCGTCTATGCATGCTGGGAAAACGCTAAAGTATGGCTACAAATCGAAAACCTGGGACGAGGGAAACGGCGCTATACCCTGATTGCCGACAATATTGCCCCCCTTGTCAATAAAGCCACCTATAACCTTGCCGTGATGCTCAGTGGCTATCAAAGTCGAGTCGGACAAGTGCAAAGTCACTTTCCTATCCGCACCTTTCCCTCTGACATTCAAGGATTTACTGACCGCGTACAACAAAGCATCCTCGACCAAAAACAATTGGCTATCCTTGTCCATGGTGAACCCGGAACCGGGAAAACCGCATGGACACAAGCTGTAGCCAAAGAAATTCTCATGCCCCTAGGATACGTGATTTTCATTCTCGATCATGATGCCGTAGAAAACTTTGTCCCTCCCACCTACCTCGAAAAAATTTGTCTGGTCATTAACGAAGCAGATAACCTTGCTCAAGACCGTGCTGTAACCGCCAAGCAAGACAACACCAAAACCGAACATATCTTGAGTTTATTAGATGGAACCCTCTATCAAAGTGTCATTGATGAAGACGGGATTCAACTACAACAACGCCTCGTGGTAATGATGACCTGCAATACCACAGAACGACTCGATCGCGCTATGCTCCGTAAAGGTCGAATCGATCTGATGCATCACTTTACCCATCATTTTGTCTCCTAG
- a CDS encoding toxin-antitoxin system TumE family protein, with the protein MLIEDYVQEIQDLIDQLCSVLSCHIDWDKRGIYEGFIRGQIQFTDHSLLHLREFVYVETRIDRKMYSYQYMNPAKSIIFRYDNTDHHRQLNLSNFPHHKHDGSEENVVSSSAPTIGDVLKEIETLLMSDGC; encoded by the coding sequence TTGTTAATTGAAGATTATGTTCAGGAGATTCAAGATTTAATCGATCAACTTTGCTCGGTTCTGTCCTGTCACATAGATTGGGACAAAAGGGGAATTTATGAAGGATTTATACGAGGTCAAATTCAATTTACCGATCATTCATTACTCCATTTACGAGAATTTGTTTATGTTGAAACTAGAATTGACAGGAAAATGTATAGCTATCAATATATGAATCCAGCAAAATCAATTATTTTTCGTTATGACAACACTGACCATCATCGACAACTCAATCTTTCTAATTTTCCCCATCATAAACATGATGGTAGTGAAGAGAATGTGGTGAGTTCAAGCGCTCCAACTATAGGAGATGTTTTGAAGGAAATCGAAACACTTTTGATGAGTGATGGGTGTTAG
- a CDS encoding AbrB/MazE/SpoVT family DNA-binding domain-containing protein, with protein sequence MSYSEDNRYGTGLTQMGHNLGLQIPHQLAVNWGLDKTSVVEILEIEEGLLIRKKSSPPSLDDLLASIPPEFTYPDDVADFVRNETKGNELL encoded by the coding sequence TTGTCTTACTCTGAAGACAATCGCTATGGAACTGGGCTTACACAAATGGGGCATAATTTGGGTTTACAGATTCCCCATCAATTGGCAGTGAATTGGGGTTTAGATAAAACTTCGGTGGTAGAAATTCTAGAAATAGAAGAGGGGCTACTCATTCGTAAAAAGTCTTCTCCACCTAGCCTTGATGATCTATTAGCAAGCATTCCGCCAGAGTTTACTTATCCTGATGACGTTGCAGATTTTGTTAGGAATGAAACCAAGGGCAATGAGCTTCTTTAA
- the tsaB gene encoding tRNA (adenosine(37)-N6)-threonylcarbamoyltransferase complex dimerization subunit type 1 TsaB: MFSLAFHTTSPQLGLALQDQTGNTRFQTWNLGHETSNQLHHLLGTFIEPLNWQDLSWLAVAKGPGGFTGTRLGMVTARTLAQQLHLPLFAISSLAAVAWFHREQHPVIAVEMPAQRGQRFGAIYQVNTYPIIPLIPDQVFTPEGWEKTLEQHSYPLIQNPSDLGQTVISVLELAHLGWEEGERHSWVDALPFYGQHPVQ; this comes from the coding sequence ATGTTTAGTTTAGCCTTCCATACCACTAGCCCCCAACTCGGTTTAGCTCTCCAAGACCAAACCGGAAATACCCGCTTCCAAACCTGGAACCTCGGCCATGAAACCTCTAACCAACTACACCATTTACTCGGAACGTTCATTGAACCCTTAAATTGGCAAGACTTAAGCTGGTTAGCTGTCGCCAAAGGCCCTGGTGGCTTTACCGGGACTCGCCTAGGTATGGTCACGGCTCGTACCCTGGCCCAACAGCTTCATTTACCCTTGTTTGCTATTTCTTCCCTAGCTGCTGTCGCCTGGTTTCACCGAGAGCAACATCCAGTCATAGCTGTAGAAATGCCTGCGCAACGAGGGCAGCGGTTTGGTGCCATTTATCAGGTTAACACCTATCCCATTATCCCCCTCATTCCGGATCAAGTGTTTACCCCTGAAGGATGGGAAAAGACGTTGGAGCAGCATTCATATCCTTTAATTCAAAACCCATCGGATTTGGGTCAAACGGTCATTAGCGTGTTAGAGTTGGCACACTTAGGATGGGAAGAAGGAGAACGGCACAGTTGGGTTGATGCCCTCCCTTTTTACGGACAACATCCAGTGCAGTAA
- a CDS encoding DUF4114 domain-containing protein, which produces MKLNPTLALAAATATGLLSATSAYGFNLKTDRQDLFDTFNSRVRQESLRLDDASASMLQLDPETLRWTGGADSVDVFFINEGAWYRNQLLFSANGEDAQMIFDDIASTESIMNEDQADLDRYQRELDSLTKTRSDLEQSVATRVASLKAQKAQLEQNKANTPSNQWWVLNRYNRDLDKVNEELNWLASATEQDVADKITSLTNTINWKTDFLNREKTLGNNGLGAMSLGDGVSLGTFEGETSLNFMIRANGARNPNGHIFGAQAALNGDELQHVIAYEYEYFNQLTNENENWVLMGFEDIWGVHKDEGGSSDRDFNDVVIAVRGVTGEAMVSVPEPSSTAAVLGLAALGMTGLRKSKKEV; this is translated from the coding sequence ATGAAACTCAACCCCACTCTCGCCCTCGCTGCTGCAACCGCTACCGGTTTATTATCTGCCACCTCTGCCTATGGTTTTAACCTAAAGACCGATCGCCAAGATTTGTTTGACACCTTTAACTCAAGAGTCAGGCAGGAATCCTTACGACTCGATGATGCTTCTGCAAGTATGCTGCAACTCGACCCAGAAACCCTACGTTGGACAGGAGGAGCAGATTCAGTTGATGTTTTCTTTATCAATGAAGGCGCTTGGTATCGGAATCAATTGTTATTCTCTGCCAATGGTGAAGACGCGCAAATGATTTTTGATGATATTGCTTCCACAGAGAGCATTATGAATGAGGATCAAGCTGACCTCGATCGCTATCAGAGAGAACTGGACTCTCTCACCAAGACGAGATCAGACCTAGAGCAAAGTGTTGCCACTCGCGTTGCTTCCCTCAAAGCTCAGAAAGCTCAACTCGAACAAAACAAAGCTAATACCCCCTCTAATCAATGGTGGGTTTTGAACCGATATAATCGCGACCTTGATAAAGTCAATGAAGAACTCAACTGGTTAGCTTCGGCTACAGAACAAGATGTTGCTGATAAAATAACCAGTTTGACGAATACGATTAACTGGAAAACTGACTTTCTAAATAGAGAGAAAACTCTGGGTAACAATGGACTCGGTGCAATGAGTTTAGGGGATGGAGTCAGCTTAGGAACCTTTGAGGGAGAAACTTCACTCAATTTCATGATTAGAGCCAATGGCGCACGTAACCCGAATGGTCACATCTTTGGCGCTCAAGCTGCATTGAACGGTGATGAACTCCAGCATGTGATTGCCTATGAGTATGAGTATTTTAATCAGCTCACCAACGAAAACGAAAATTGGGTACTCATGGGATTTGAAGATATCTGGGGAGTCCACAAGGATGAGGGTGGCTCTTCTGACCGAGATTTCAATGATGTAGTGATTGCCGTTCGCGGAGTTACTGGAGAAGCAATGGTTTCAGTTCCTGAACCTTCCAGCACTGCCGCCGTTTTGGGATTAGCTGCATTAGGGATGACCGGTTTGCGTAAAAGCAAGAAAGAGGTTTAA